From Salinibacterium sp. ZJ450, one genomic window encodes:
- a CDS encoding DUF4082 domain-containing protein, with the protein MNALATAFSEPTGPTPRLRGGLLRAALSLGVALALTAAGLAGVVPSAAAAEPCGPGSNAIACENSKPGTPPEVWDISGAGDPSIQGFATDISVNIGSRIDFKIDTDAANYSIRIFRTGWYQGDGARLIDTVQPSATLPQNQPECISDLSTELYDCGTWGVSASWNVPVAAVSGVYIALLKRLDTGGESHVTFIVRDDSSTSDILFQTSDTTWHAYNSYGGSDFYQGGANGRAHKISYNRPFATREGTTSRDFYFSSEYAQVRFLERNGYDVSYASGIDSDRFGSHLLNHRVFLSVGHDEYWSGAQRTNIEAARDAGVNMQFLSGNEGYWRTRYEPAASDDATAYRTLVSYKETWGNAKIDPAAAEWTGTWRDPRFAAQSTGAGLPENAVSGTMFQSNRSALPVTVSSAEGKLRLWRNTSLTALSPGASAELAPLTVGYESNEDVDNGFRPDGMIRMSTTTGPSDEYLSDYGNTIVTDRATTHHVTLYQAASGALVFSAASIQWAWGLDNTHDGVGGAVDSRMQQAQVNLLADMGAQPATLMAELVPATQSTDTVAPTVTVTSPAANSSIGNGTLVTVSGTATDVGGRVAGVEVSTDGGVRWHPATGTDQWNYTYPQTGQGTQSIRVRAIDDSGNFPTLTADVPVTVTGPSSVFGDAVPDQVDSDDGSAVELGLRFTPTVNGFATGVRFFKSAANTGVHTGSLWDAAGTRLATLGFSGESPSGWQTAYFDAAVALIAGESYVVSYTAPRGHYAVESYYWPYSAVASPPLSVPSGFGALPAGLYGDPGQFPAESFQDSNYFVDVVFDLVNTTPLVATSHWPAPGATGASVDTTISARLSNDVDAASVGLTVRNIAGGAVDGVLSYDPATRTVLFDPTAPLAPTTSYSVSLSATSSTGGPLSAGGAWTFTTADADTEAVCPCTIFPPETVPQVLEVMDSGAVTVGVRFTPTTSGAIAGIRFYKGPSNGGTHVGSLWTGAGSPLGLTTFVNETASGWQTVYFSQPITVQAGSEYVAAYRTTAGTYSATVGGFSSGFSRGPLTVPAGGGAYTYSTGFPGSSSSSNYLVDVVFVTDATGSSPLSVTSSNPTAGQTDVATSATVSAVVSNSNPDSVPVIGLTTATGPVAGSVTWDASTATVTFTPSAPLAAATQYSAIVSSGGTVLVGGSWNFTTADQSVFDGEFTLLGSETPQVLADSDADAVELGMAFTVSQPGAVTGIRFYKGAGNTGTHRGSLWSASGERLATVTFAGESSSGWQTARFATPYPLTPGQEYVVSYFAPRGHYAVTSDYFSTLRRSGPITADVGANGRFLYTTGGGFPTGTWKASNYFVDVLFATGTVTPPAPVTLQATNPASGQTDVATSAVISAELSANPTQGAPALEVTGPAGPVAGSSSYDSSTRTVSFTPDAELDRITQYTATVSIGGAPLADGSWSFTTVPPPPLSGEFTLLDSATPAVTAVTDDNSAVELGMAFSVTQPGAVTAIRFYKGTGNGGSHVGTLWSATGTALGTVAFTAETAAGWQTAALASPVSLTPGETYVVSYLAPQGRYAADAGYFAVPRSNGPLIADSTNGRYRYGSPGGFPADTWNATSYGVDVVFVTSDLLTAPEPTPAPDPTPAPDPTPTPDPDPTPTPEPEPAPATAVSTVSPAPNSTDVAPTTSVTAQVTNAGTATPVLGLTGPSGAVPGTSTFDPATGTLTFVPTAPLPWATKVNAVVALEASGAPLPGGTWDFTTAEEPAVLAAVSIFGDAVPAVDAWDDTSSVQVGVRFTASESGLVTGIRFYKGAANTGTHTGYLWSATGERLAEISFLDETASGWQQATLSTPVPMDPGIEFRASLHSTTGRYAVDLDGLRGSVTNGPLSTVASGGVYRYGPIDYPDSVSDHNFWVDVLFTPNG; encoded by the coding sequence GTGAATGCTTTAGCGACGGCTTTTTCCGAGCCGACCGGCCCCACCCCACGCCTCCGCGGCGGCCTGCTGCGCGCCGCGCTATCGCTCGGCGTCGCCCTCGCGCTCACCGCCGCGGGCCTGGCCGGTGTGGTGCCGAGCGCTGCCGCGGCCGAGCCGTGTGGGCCGGGATCGAACGCCATTGCCTGCGAAAACAGCAAGCCGGGCACACCGCCGGAAGTCTGGGACATCAGTGGAGCCGGTGACCCCAGCATCCAGGGCTTCGCCACCGACATCAGTGTGAACATCGGCAGCCGCATCGACTTCAAGATCGACACGGATGCCGCGAACTACTCGATCCGCATCTTCCGCACCGGCTGGTACCAGGGCGACGGCGCCCGCCTGATCGACACCGTGCAGCCCTCCGCCACGCTGCCGCAGAATCAGCCAGAGTGCATCAGTGACCTCAGCACTGAGCTGTACGACTGCGGCACGTGGGGCGTCTCGGCGTCTTGGAACGTGCCCGTGGCTGCCGTCTCCGGGGTGTACATCGCACTGCTCAAGCGACTGGACACCGGTGGGGAGAGTCATGTCACCTTCATCGTGCGCGATGACTCGAGCACCAGCGACATCCTGTTCCAAACGTCCGACACCACCTGGCACGCCTACAACTCGTATGGCGGATCGGACTTCTACCAGGGCGGCGCCAACGGCCGCGCCCACAAGATCAGCTACAACCGGCCTTTCGCGACCCGGGAAGGCACCACGTCCCGCGACTTCTACTTCTCAAGCGAATACGCCCAGGTGCGCTTTCTCGAACGCAACGGCTACGACGTCAGCTACGCCAGCGGCATCGACAGTGACCGGTTCGGATCGCACCTGCTGAACCACCGCGTGTTCCTGTCCGTCGGCCACGACGAGTACTGGTCCGGCGCACAACGCACGAACATCGAGGCCGCTCGTGATGCCGGCGTGAACATGCAGTTCCTCAGCGGAAACGAAGGCTACTGGCGCACTCGCTACGAGCCGGCCGCATCGGACGACGCCACCGCCTATCGCACGCTCGTTTCCTACAAGGAAACCTGGGGCAACGCCAAGATCGACCCGGCCGCTGCTGAGTGGACCGGGACCTGGCGCGACCCGCGGTTCGCCGCCCAGTCCACCGGCGCCGGGCTTCCCGAGAACGCGGTCTCCGGCACCATGTTCCAATCCAACCGCAGCGCTCTCCCGGTGACCGTATCGAGTGCCGAAGGCAAGCTGCGACTCTGGCGCAACACGTCACTCACCGCTCTCAGCCCCGGTGCCTCGGCCGAACTCGCGCCACTCACCGTCGGCTACGAATCCAACGAGGACGTCGACAACGGCTTTAGACCGGACGGCATGATCCGGATGTCGACGACGACCGGGCCCTCCGATGAATACCTCAGCGACTACGGCAACACCATCGTCACCGACCGCGCCACCACCCACCACGTCACCCTGTACCAGGCAGCGAGCGGCGCCCTGGTGTTCTCCGCCGCCAGCATTCAGTGGGCCTGGGGACTCGACAACACCCACGACGGAGTCGGCGGTGCCGTCGACAGCCGGATGCAGCAGGCCCAGGTCAACCTGCTGGCCGACATGGGCGCGCAACCGGCCACCCTGATGGCCGAGCTGGTCCCGGCCACCCAGAGCACCGACACCGTCGCGCCCACGGTAACCGTGACGTCGCCCGCCGCGAACTCCTCGATCGGCAACGGAACCCTCGTGACCGTCAGCGGAACCGCGACCGACGTCGGCGGACGCGTCGCCGGCGTTGAGGTCTCCACCGACGGCGGCGTGCGCTGGCACCCGGCGACCGGCACCGACCAGTGGAACTACACCTACCCACAAACCGGCCAGGGCACCCAGAGCATCCGCGTGCGGGCGATCGACGACAGCGGCAACTTCCCGACCCTGACAGCAGACGTACCGGTCACCGTCACGGGACCGTCCAGCGTGTTCGGTGACGCCGTCCCCGACCAGGTCGACTCCGACGACGGCTCTGCCGTCGAACTCGGGCTGCGCTTCACCCCCACCGTCAACGGCTTCGCCACCGGAGTGCGCTTCTTCAAGAGCGCTGCGAACACCGGTGTGCACACCGGGTCGCTCTGGGATGCCGCGGGCACCAGGCTGGCAACCCTCGGGTTCTCCGGGGAGAGCCCCTCCGGCTGGCAGACCGCGTACTTCGACGCCGCTGTCGCCCTGATCGCGGGCGAGAGCTATGTCGTTTCGTACACGGCACCGCGCGGGCATTATGCGGTTGAGTCGTACTACTGGCCGTATTCCGCGGTCGCAAGCCCGCCGCTTTCTGTGCCGAGCGGATTCGGCGCGCTTCCGGCCGGTCTATACGGTGACCCCGGGCAGTTCCCGGCCGAGAGCTTCCAAGACAGCAACTACTTCGTCGATGTGGTCTTCGACCTGGTCAACACCACCCCGCTGGTGGCCACCAGTCATTGGCCCGCACCCGGCGCTACCGGCGCCTCGGTGGACACCACGATCAGCGCGCGCCTCTCGAATGATGTGGACGCGGCATCCGTCGGCCTGACCGTGCGCAACATCGCCGGCGGCGCCGTCGACGGTGTGCTCAGCTACGACCCGGCAACGCGCACCGTGCTCTTCGACCCGACCGCGCCGCTGGCCCCGACCACCAGCTACTCGGTCAGTCTCAGCGCCACCAGCAGCACTGGCGGGCCCCTGAGCGCGGGCGGCGCCTGGACCTTCACCACCGCGGACGCCGACACCGAGGCGGTCTGCCCGTGCACCATCTTCCCGCCGGAGACCGTCCCGCAGGTGCTCGAAGTGATGGACAGCGGAGCGGTCACCGTCGGAGTGCGATTCACCCCGACCACCTCCGGCGCGATCGCCGGCATCCGGTTCTACAAGGGCCCGTCGAACGGCGGAACCCACGTCGGATCGCTGTGGACCGGTGCGGGCTCGCCGCTCGGGCTGACCACGTTCGTGAACGAGACCGCTTCCGGCTGGCAGACCGTGTACTTCAGCCAGCCGATCACCGTGCAGGCCGGTTCCGAATATGTCGCCGCGTACCGCACCACCGCCGGAACATACTCCGCCACCGTCGGCGGCTTCAGCAGCGGGTTCAGCCGAGGGCCGCTCACCGTTCCAGCCGGGGGCGGCGCATACACCTACTCGACCGGGTTCCCTGGCTCGTCGTCCAGCAGCAATTACCTAGTCGACGTGGTCTTCGTCACCGACGCCACCGGGTCAAGTCCGCTCTCCGTGACCTCCAGCAACCCCACGGCTGGGCAGACGGATGTCGCGACCTCGGCGACCGTGTCGGCAGTCGTGTCCAACAGCAACCCCGACAGCGTGCCGGTGATCGGGCTGACCACCGCCACAGGCCCCGTCGCGGGCAGCGTGACCTGGGATGCCAGCACCGCGACAGTGACATTCACCCCGAGCGCGCCGCTCGCCGCGGCCACGCAGTACTCCGCCATCGTGTCGTCCGGCGGAACCGTGCTCGTCGGCGGCAGCTGGAACTTCACCACCGCCGACCAGTCCGTGTTCGACGGCGAGTTCACCCTGCTCGGCAGCGAGACCCCGCAGGTGCTGGCCGACAGCGACGCCGATGCGGTCGAGCTCGGGATGGCGTTCACCGTGTCGCAGCCAGGTGCGGTCACCGGCATCCGTTTCTACAAGGGTGCAGGCAACACCGGAACGCACCGCGGCAGCCTGTGGTCGGCAAGCGGCGAACGGCTCGCCACGGTCACGTTCGCCGGCGAGTCGTCGTCGGGATGGCAGACGGCACGATTCGCGACCCCGTACCCGCTGACGCCAGGGCAGGAGTACGTGGTGTCCTATTTCGCGCCGCGCGGCCATTATGCTGTCACCTCCGACTACTTCAGCACGCTCCGCCGGTCCGGCCCGATCACCGCCGACGTGGGAGCCAACGGCCGCTTCCTCTACACGACCGGTGGCGGGTTCCCCACGGGGACTTGGAAGGCGTCCAACTACTTCGTCGACGTGCTGTTCGCCACCGGAACCGTGACGCCGCCGGCGCCGGTGACCCTGCAGGCGACGAATCCCGCCAGCGGGCAGACGGATGTCGCGACATCCGCCGTCATCAGCGCCGAACTGTCGGCGAACCCCACCCAGGGCGCGCCCGCGCTCGAGGTGACCGGCCCGGCCGGTCCCGTCGCGGGCAGCAGCAGCTACGACAGCAGCACCCGCACGGTCAGCTTCACCCCGGACGCCGAGCTCGACCGGATCACCCAGTACACGGCCACCGTGTCGATCGGCGGCGCGCCTTTGGCCGACGGCAGCTGGTCGTTCACGACCGTGCCGCCACCGCCGCTGAGCGGGGAGTTCACGCTGCTCGACTCGGCAACTCCCGCGGTGACCGCGGTCACGGATGACAACAGCGCGGTCGAGTTGGGCATGGCGTTCTCGGTTACACAGCCCGGCGCGGTCACCGCGATCCGGTTCTACAAGGGCACCGGCAACGGCGGCAGCCACGTTGGGACCCTGTGGTCGGCAACCGGCACAGCCCTGGGAACGGTGGCGTTCACCGCAGAGACCGCGGCCGGCTGGCAGACCGCAGCCCTCGCCAGTCCGGTGAGCCTCACACCCGGCGAGACCTACGTGGTGTCGTACCTTGCGCCCCAGGGGCGCTACGCCGCCGACGCCGGCTACTTCGCGGTACCGCGATCGAACGGACCGCTGATCGCCGACAGCACGAACGGCCGGTACCGCTACGGCAGCCCGGGAGGCTTCCCGGCGGACACCTGGAACGCCACCAGCTATGGCGTCGACGTGGTGTTCGTCACCAGCGACCTGCTCACCGCCCCCGAGCCCACCCCGGCGCCCGACCCAACGCCCGCTCCTGACCCCACCCCCACGCCCGACCCGGATCCCACCCCCACCCCGGAGCCGGAACCCGCCCCGGCGACCGCCGTCAGCACCGTCAGCCCCGCACCGAACAGCACTGACGTTGCACCCACGACATCGGTCACCGCCCAGGTGACAAATGCCGGCACCGCGACCCCGGTGCTCGGCCTCACCGGACCGAGCGGCGCGGTGCCCGGCACCTCGACGTTCGACCCAGCAACCGGAACGCTGACCTTCGTGCCGACGGCACCCCTGCCCTGGGCGACAAAGGTCAACGCGGTGGTCGCGCTGGAGGCCAGCGGTGCCCCGCTGCCCGGCGGAACGTGGGACTTCACCACCGCGGAGGAGCCAGCGGTACTCGCCGCCGTCTCGATCTTCGGCGACGCGGTGCCGGCCGTCGACGCGTGGGACGACACATCCTCGGTGCAGGTGGGCGTGCGCTTCACCGCGTCCGAGTCTGGACTGGTCACCGGCATCCGCTTCTATAAAGGCGCGGCCAACACCGGAACTCACACCGGCTACCTGTGGAGCGCGACCGGTGAACGGCTCGCCGAGATTTCGTTCCTGGATGAGACGGCCAGCGGCTGGCAGCAGGCCACCCTGTCGACACCGGTGCCGATGGACCCCGGGATCGAGTTCCGCGCCAGCCTGCACAGCACCACCGGCCGCTACGCCGTCGACCTCGACGGCCTGCGCGGTTCGGTGACCAACGGCCCGCTGTCGACCGTCGCCTCCGGCGGCGTCTACCGCTACGGGCCCATCGACTATCCCGACAGCGTCTCAGACCACAACTTCTGGGTCGACGTGCTGTTCACACCGAACGGCTGA